AAAAATTCACCTCGGGGTTCAGTTGCGCTAAACGCTGTACGGCCGTGCGCAGCTTCGGTTGTCCGACTTCATTGGTATGATAAAGTACCTGTCTTTGCAGATTGGTCAGGGAGATATCGTCATGTTCTACGATCCCTATCCGGCCTACGCCCATTGCGGTAAGATATTGTAGTACCGGTACGCCTAATCCGCCGGCGCCGATAATCAGTACGGCGGCATTATTCAGCAGTTGCTGTTTAGCTGGTCCAAAGCCCTCTAGTTTCAGGTGTCTGTCATATCGTTGCATCATCCGTTCTTTATCCTTTTAGACATAAATATTGAATCGCCATATGTGCCGTCTGACTGTTTAAAAGCAGCCTGCAAACGGCCATATTCCATAAAACCAAAGTTACGATACAACTGAATAGCTCTTTCATTGTTTGCAAACACGTTGAAGTGTATGATTTCCAAATCTTCATGTTGTTCTGCCCACCGGAGCGCGGCTGTCATGAGCCGGCGCCCAATCCCCATATTCCAGTATTCGTGCAGAACAGCTATGCCCAGTTGCCCGAGATGTCTTTCTTTTCTAAAACCGGACTGTTTGATAGATACACTACCCGCGAAGCGGTTATCAATCACGGCTATCAGCATCAGGTGCTGGGGATGATGGCAGAAGGTATGCAAAAAAGCTTCTTCATCTGCAACGGTCAATGCCGCAGCTTCCTGCTTTGTCATGAGCAGAAAACCGGTTTCGGAAGTCAGCTGCTGATACAAAGCCAGCAGGGCAGGAGCGTCTTCGAGGGTGGCAGGGCGTAACAACAATACTTGCCCATTTGGGAGAAAGTGCTGCATATTACAAATGTAAGCACAAAAAAAGCGTTGCATGAATGCAACGCCTTTATATTATTTAAATATTACGCTATTAGAGTGTGATCTTATCTGCACCGAAATATGGCTGCAATACCTTCGGAATATTGATAGCGTCCGGCGTCTGATTGTTCTCCAGGATACACGCCAGGATACGCGGCAATGCCAGGGAGCTGCCATTCAGCGTATGCACCAGCTGTGGTTTACCACCACCGTCCTTGAAACGGATCTTCGCACGATTTGCCTGGAAAGATTCGAAGTTAGATACAGAGCTCACTTCCAGCCATTTCTGCTGAGCAGTGCTATATACTTCGAAGTCGTATGTTAATGCGGACGCAAAGCCCATATCGCCACCACAAAGGCGGAGGATACGGTATGGCAGTTCCAGTGATTTCACCAGTTCTTCCACATGCGCTACCATCTCATCCAGTATTTCGTAAGATTTTTCCGGATGTACAACCTGTACTATTTCAACTTTGTCAAACTGGTGCAGCCGGTTCAGACCCCGTACGTCTTTACCATAAGAGCCAGCCTCACGGCGGAAACAAGGTGTATAACCCGTCAGTCTAACCGGCAGTTCGGTATCCTTCAGGATCTCATCTCTGAAAATGTTGGTCAGCGGTACTTCGGCAGTTGGGATGAGGTATAACTCATCTTCTCCTACAAAGTACATCTGTCCTTCTTTGTCAGGTAGCTGTCCTGTACCGTAACCGGAATCACTGTTCACCAGGTGAGGCACCTGAAATTCAGTATAACCGTGCTGGGTATTATAGTTAAGGAAATACTGGATCATAGCGCGCTGTAAACGTGCGCCACGGTTCTTGTACACCGGGAAACCGGCGCCAGTGATCTTATTTCCCAGTTCGAAATCGATCAGGTCATATTTCTTTGCCAGGTCCCAGTGAGGAACAGCCCCTTCAAATAGTGTAGGGATGTCGCCACCGGTACGGACTTCCACATTCTCTTCCGGCGTTTTACCCGGAGGTACTAACGGAGACGGAAGGTTAGGCAGTTTTACCAAAGTATCGTGCAGAAGCTTTTCTGTAGCTGCCAGCTCCTCGTTAATAGGATGCAGCTTTTCTTTCAGTGATGCTACTTCTGCTTTACGTGATTCCGCTTCATCTTTCTGGCCCTGTGACATCAGCTTACCGATCTCTTTTGAAGTCGAGTTTACTTTTGCCTGTGTCTCATCATACTCAAGGGTTAATTTCTTGCGCTTGTCGTCCAGCTCAAGTACCTGATCTACCAGAGTCAGCTCCCTGAAGTTCTTCAGCGTAAGCCTTTCCAGCACCTCGGCCTTGTTTTGACGAATGAACGGAACTTGTAACATTTTACGATTTATTAAATTTCAGCAAATATAACAGTGAATTAGGAATTAAGAATTAGGAATTACGAATTGTGACCCAAGGGATTGCCTATGGGTGAACATTTTCCACTAAAGCAGTATGTATCGTGCTTAAATAACGCGTCACAACCGGTTTACCAGGAACATCCTATAGTTAGTTCAGCGGATGATCCCGGCCTTGCCCGCCTAATGCCGCATGATGCAGTTCAGGACTGTTAAGTACTCAGACTTCCTGATTCCCAATTCCCAATTAAGAAAGATATTTCCCTACGATCGGTACTCTTCTGCCCACACCGAATGCCTTTGACGATACACGGATGATAGGGCAGAACTGGTTCCGTTTATACTCATTTGTATTAACAAGTTTGAGTGTACGGGTGACCAGCGCCGCATCAAAGCCCTGGGCAATAATCTCCTTAGGTCCCTGACGACGCTCTATGTACTGATAGAGGATACTGTCGAGCACTGCATAATCCGGCAGACTGTCGCTATCCTTCTGATTCGGACGCAACTCTGCGGAAGGCGCCTTATCAATGATATTGTGCGGAATGATCTCCTTATCACGGTTAATATACCTTGCCAACGCATAGACCTGCATTTTATACACATCACCGAGTACGGCCAGTCCGCCGGCCATATCTCCGTAAAGCGTACCATAACCGGTAGACAACTCGCTCTTATTAGACGTATTCAGGAGGATATACCCGAACTTATTGGATAGCCCCATCAGCAGGTTACCCCGGATACGTGACTGCGTGTTTTCTTCCGCTACATTGAACGGCCGGCCTTCAAAATGCGGTTGCAGCGTCTGCAGGAAAGTCTCATAGATATCATTAATCCGAATGATATCGTATGGATTGTCCAGATTTTTAGACAAGGCAACGGCATCGTCTACAGAATGTTCAGTAGAATAGGGAGAAGGCATCAGTATTGCTCTCACATTCTCCTTACCGAGCGCTTCTACTGCCAATGCCAGGGTAACTGCGCTGTCTATTCCTCCGGAAGAACCGAGGATGGCTTTGGTGAAGCCCATCTTCTGAAAATAATCCTTAATACCGATGATGATAGCCTGGTAAATGCGGTCAATGTTGTAGTCCGGCTTCAGCTCATCTACGGGAATATAATCAACTGGCGGGGCCGGCTGATCAGACTGTAATAAGGTTTCCAGATCATATCCGCCGATCGCTTCCTCGAAATAAGGCAGCTCTTTTATGATATTACCGTGCGCGTCAAAGATGACTGATCCTCCGTCAAAAACGATCTCGGTCTGGGAACCGACTGCATTACAGTAATACATCGGGATGCCGTACTTACGTACGTTCTCCCGGATGATCTTTTTACGGTCCTGCGCATGGTTATAGTCAAACGGAGAAGCTGACAGGTTGATCATTACGTCCGGTTGCTGTTCCATTAGCTGGTCCATCGGGCAGATCCTGTACAGGGGATTATCTCCCAGGTTCCAGATATCTTCACAAATGGTCACTGCCAGTTTCTTTCCTTTGAACGGCACTACGTTCCAGGCATAGCCAGGTTCGAAATAACGATATTCATCGAATACGTCGTACGTCGGTAGCAGGGTCTTGTGAATGACCTGCTTTACCTCACCCTCATGCAGGAACCAGGCAGCATTGAACAGATCTTTACCTTCCGGTTGCGGGTTGCGGGCAGGAGCGCCTACCAGTACCGCTATATTGGCGGTATGTGCTTTTATCTTGTCGATAGCAGCATAGGACTGTTGGATGAAATCATCAAACTCCAGAAAATCCCTGGGCGGGTAGCCACACACGCATAACTCAGTAAATACAACCAGATCAGCACCCTGCGCTTCTGCAGCTTTGATGCCTTCCAGTATTTTCTGTGTATTCAGTTCAAAATTCCCGATGTGATAGTTCTGTTGAGCAAGTATAATTTTCATCTACAAACGTCTTTTTAAAAGAATAATCCCAGGTTTAAGGCAAAGCTATTCATATTTACTTTACCGTCATCCCATTTTCCATTGCGGGTAGCATCGATGAACCCGTTACGGTAGGTCAGGCCAACCAGACCAGTAAGTTTATCACCTAAAGGATACTCAACTCCCGCGCCAACCTGTAAACCAATATTAACTGGCATAATATTACGCAATACGTTCACTTTATCTTCGTTCACATTCAGACCTACTACATTTGCGCGGCTACGTACAGGCACACCCAGGTAAGTACCGAACTGGCCCCAGAAGGCAGCAACGTTTTCCACATCAGTTTTCAGTTTCAGGGCGAAAGGCACCTCTACATAGGTAGTTTTCAGCTTGTATTCTGTTGGCGCCTGTTTATATGCGTCCAGCCCTTTACCAGCCTCATACTTCAGGGTACTCCCTGCAGTAGAGATCTGTAAACCGGAAGCAATGGCATAACGGCCGTCTTCATCCAGGAGGAAGTCTGTCATCAGACCGAAGCTGACACCAAAACGGGATGAATTACGTTCTACGCCAGATTCCTGGGGTTGTAACCAGAAAATGGTAGGATCCAGTTTAAAGCCCAGACGAACCTTCTTTCCGTCCTGTGCGTTCGCTACCAATGCTGATCCAAACAAAAATGCCGTTAAAATAACCTTCCTCATATAATTTTATCTTTTTTTTAATACAGGCTATATAATATTTTTACCTGTCTGTAAGTTAGATAGTATAGTATGCAAAAATACAGTAATAAATTATTCAGTAGCACTCAGTGGATATTATTCGTGCTCATCCTTACCTCCGGTCTTTCCGCCTGCAAGCACAAAAACGTGCCGGACGTCAGTCATATTGCCATGAATGTAAAGATTGAGCGGTTTGACCAGGCACTTTTCCAGCTGGATACCAATAATATACAGCCAGCATTACAGCAACTGGATAAGGCTTATCCCATGTTCCTACCTGCCTATATGGAGCATGTGATGAACTTCGGTCCCTATTCTGACAGTAGTCGTATGATCCAGCTGCAGACAAGGATGCTGGTCAGCAACCCTGATTTCCGCATGTTGCAGGACTCCATCAATGCCCACTTCCCGAAGGTTGATGCACTTGAAAAGGAGCTGGCCCAAAGCTTCCGCTATATCAAACATTACATCCCTTCCTTCAGCATCCCGGGAAAAGTCGTTGCTTTCAGCTCTGTTATCAGTAATTATGGGGCTGTAACGGTCGACTCCGTATTAGGCATAGGCCTGGATATGTACCTGGGAAAAGATTTCCCGATATATGGTATCCTGCCTGACTATCCGGTTTACATGATCCGCAAGTTTGCGCCCGAATATATTGTTACCAACGCTATTCAGGCACTGGCCCAACAGGCCTATCCGGGCGCAGAAGCGAGTGATCAGCTGGTGATACAGCTTGTAAAAGCCGGCAGACAGCAATATTTCCTGGAGCAGGTACTGCCTGAAACACCAGATAGCATCCGCTTTGGTTACACCAAAGCCCAGATGGAATGGTGCGCGGATAATGAAGTACTGATCTGGCAATATTTTGTACAACAGAACCTCTTGTATAAAACCGACTGGCAGGGTAATATGCGCTTCATGAATGATGGCCCGTCCACACAGGGAATGCCTGAAAACGCTCCTGGTAGAATCGGCCCGTTTGTAGGATGGAGAATTGTAAAAGAATACATGGAACACCATCCGGAGGTTACCCTTCAAAACCTGATGGAAGAAAAAGATGCGATGAAGATATTCTCACAGTCGAAATACAGACCGAAATAAACGCCGCAAACTATCTGAAAAGGTGTTACTCTTTCCGGGGGAACACCTTTTTTATTTTCCTTCTATCTGCTACTGCACTGGTTTAAGGATTCGATCCCTAATGAACAGTTTTGGAGACTATCATCTTACCATTAGATGAAACCAGTATACACGCTAATGTACTAACGTAAATAATTAAACGAAAAAAGCACTGATTTAAGGATTCGAACCTTAATGAACAGTTTTGGAGACTGTCATCTTACCATTAGATGAAACCAGTATACAAAATAATACGCTAACGTGTACAAGTACACGAAATAATAGCACTGACTCAAGGATTCGAACCTCAATGAACAATTTGGAAACTGTCATCTTACCATTAGATGAAGCCAGTGAAGTAAAAATCCGCCACACGTACCAACACGCTAAAACCCGCACTGGTCTAAGGATTCGAACCTTAATGAACGGGGTTGGAAGCCGCCATCTTACCGTTAGATGAAACCAGCAGAAAATAAAAAAGCCCGATTGGTATACCAATCGGGCTTACATGTCTTTATATAGACATCACACAGCAATCCGACTGGCATCTTTAGGACACCATGACCACGAATTACTATATGACTTGTTTGTTTTCATGCAAACAAAGATAGAGTGATTTTCCTGAATAAAAATCATTTAGGTAAAAAATTATTTCTGGCCATTTACACTTTCTCCGCCCAATACATCCACGACCGTTTCCCCTGGCAATATGCTGTACACCGGTATATTCAGCGCATACCGTTCGCACAATTGACTGATAGCGGCATCAATCTGTTCTGCATTGTACCTCGAAGAGAAGTGTCCTAATATGAGCTTCTCGATATTACTTCCACTCACCATTTCAATTACTTCATCAAGGCGACTATGTTTGTTCTTGTGTGCGTGCACTTTGATCTCTTCTTCTCTCTCCAGGAATGTTGCTTCGTGAATAAGAATTTTCGTATCCTCCCATCTATGCAGATCATCAACAGGAGTGTCTCCGGAGTAAGAGAGAATATTAGTTCTCACTTCCATCGTAGTAGCTTCTTTTCCTTTCTCCATCCCTATTTTACGGATCTCTTCACCTGAAAGATGCGCCAGCTCAGGACGTAATTTTCTCTTTGTCTGATACACCTTGAAACTCAGACTCCGCATCACCTCCGGCGGTGCAGGTACATGGCCGTTCCGCACGGGCACTACCACTATATCATCCTTCACACGAAGCTCGTCACCTGCTGTCACCGGCCTCCATTGAGTACCGACAGCATAGGGATCGAAGCGGGAAAAGAATTCCTGCATATAAGGAAATGAGCGGCAATCCTTCGGATAATGTATCACCGGATATCCTTCTCTTGCATTGAGCTGATTAAACTGTAACAGGCCCGTCAGATGATCTCTGTCAGCATGAGAAATAAAAACATGATTGATCTTTCTGCTTTTCTGCAACAGCGCTGACATGAGACCATCGCCTGCATCGAGGAGCAGTCCCAGCTCCTCTACAAAATACCACGTAGAAAACAAGGCAGTAGAGTAGCCTGTAATTGTTAATTCCATTAGACTTTCTTCAAAATAATAGTGAGTATCCTGGGGATACTGTTCCTGTCGTTATCGTCAAAATATTCATTGATATCTTCTACCACCAGACCATACTTCTTTGCAGGCCGGATAAAGTCAGAGATATGATGATTAAAACACTCGAGTACTTCCGTGCCAGCTTCCGTATCAAACCGGGCTTTCGTACCTGCATATTGCTTGAAAGGGTGTAATTCACCAATGTATACACGGCCTCCCGGATGCAGTGATTTAGCTACTTCCCGGAAAATATGGTCCAGGTCATCAATGTGTTCCAGCACAAGACTAAAACTGACCAGGTCATATAAACCGTCCTGAAACTGCCATTCTTTGGTGATATCAGCCTGCTTGAACAATACCCTGCCGGAAGAGATCTTTTCCTTTGCCTTAGCCATCATTCCCTCTGACTGGTCGATAGCCGTAATGTAATCAGCTCTTTCCTGGAACCACAAAGTATTCTTACCAGTACCACAACCTATTTCAAGGCAGGTTTTAAAGGTGATATCTGCCAAGGCAAGACGGAGTGCATGGGCTTCCAGGTCACGCGTTTTATTGTCATTAGTGTCATATTGTGAGGCCCAGAGGTTATAGGCTTGTTTGGTGTCCATCGTTTATTTTTTTGGTGTTGAATAATCAGCCGGTCCGTACCGGATTAACAAATAAATTCGACTATTGTCAACTGCCGGCAGGCATAACAAGAGGCATCCTCTCCCGCTATGGGCCCATCTTTGGCTAATATTGACTATACAATATTAGCAAGGATTTTAATGCGGTTTAAAACAAAGTAGACGAGCTGTCGGTTTGGCGTCACGAATGGGCGACTTGGCGTCATAAGCCGTTTTTATCATGTATACGCCGGATATAGGCGGTTCAACTTAGGAACTGGGGCTATACTTGAGGATGTTTGAGAAAACTACCTCAAACATAGGTGAATGCAAATGTCTTACTACTATCTCAATACAGGAGGACTTCGCCGTTTTACATCCGGGTTCAGGATTCAATTTACCTGTGAAAGCTAATCATATACCTGATAACTCAATGGTGGGCAATAAAAACCGATCTCGGCCCAATCCTGTGGGATCACGCCTTTGTTCCTGCCACCAGAACGGCTATCCAACCTAAGACAGGTTGAGGTATAGTAACCGTATATACCCACTACAGGGGGATAAATCATGTAGGAAACATACCGGTAAACGTAAATCAATTTAGCTTAAAGGGAACAACCATCTGAAATTCAGGAATTTTGACCTCAAACTGTTTCTTATTCAGCTGATTTTCCATCTGGTAGGAGCCGTACATTTTGCCGATCTCGGTACGCAGATTAGAACCTGAAACATATTGGTAGCTTTCAGATGGAGCCAGTAGTGGCTGTACGCCTACTACTCCCTCTCCTTCTACTTCGCGGTGGGTACCGTTGGAATCAATGATATACCAATGGCGGCGAAGCAATTTTATGGGGAAAGTATTATTATTCTCAATGGTGATCCGGTAGGCGAACATAAATTCACTACCAATCGGATTAGAATAATCCGGTTGATAAAATGTCTCTACACTGATGGTAATGCCGTCTGTTACTTTCTTTACCATATTACACCTCCGTTTCGTTTAACGTAAAAATAAGCAAAATAAATCCAGTAGTACTAAAAATTATATATCAGTAAAGACTTTAACTTTTCCTTTAGAAGTAGCACCTGTCGGTGCCTGGATTAAAAATCCCATTGACAATTAACAGGTTATACTATAACAACTCCGTCCATAATTGCAGCGTCCCGTTCTGCTGCCCTGGCCTCTACTTCAAACCGGTTTGCATGGTAGCCCACCCTGGCACATTCCCAAAGATACTTCCACAGGAAAGGCACCAACCCTAATTCTCTGTATTGCATTACATGGCATATTTCATGCCTGACCCACCATTTATGCCGTAGGAAATCCTCGCGACTGGTCCCATGCAGGTGAATTGTCTTTCCTATTACCATAGCGATCTGACTGCCACCCATGTAACGGGCGGCCAGGCGGGCCAGTAATGATCGCTCTTTTATGTAACAGGTCACGGGTTTCATTACTTAAAAATACAAATTCAGGATGACGAATTGTGCAGCACCACCATTCATTTTGTTCATACACAATTCGCCATCCTGTTGTTATAATGAGAATCTACGGGAGATATTGAAACCCCAACGGAACTGGCCCTGCAGCCAGGAAGATCTCGTTTCCGGAATAAACTGGTTTTCCAGAATAGCGGTGGAGTTACCAAAGGTGATATGGAACACGTGACCGCCAGTCTCCAGCTCCAGACCTACTGCCAGCGGATTATACAGCTCACGTCCCTGGGCTTTGAAGTAGTCCTTGCTTTCCTGGCTACGGAATGGGTAGTAGTACTCTACCAGTAATCCCAGCCGCTTGGTAAATTTCAGTCTCCCACCAGCACCCAGTGCAAAGATGTCATTCTGATCCATATAGCCAACCCTGTTCCTGTGTACCAATGTAGGGAGTAATGTCAGGGACAGACTACGACTAAATTTACGGGCAATGATCACCTGCCCTGTATAGGACATGCGGTCTGAAAATCTGCCAAAATAGCTGGCATCAGATTCGGTTTCACTAGACGTCATACCACTCACTACGGCATTACCAAACAGTGACACGGTCAAAGGTATGTGGTCATCGGTGGTTTGCTGCAACAGCCTGTATTTTGCCAGCCCTTCATACAGCTGGGTGAGATTACCGGAACCTTTTGTACGACCGATACCGACCATCAGACGATCGGTAATACCGTACTCAAAAGCGATACGGATATCGGCAGAATTGTCCATTCCGAAGAAGGTTTTCGGGCCACCGAACTCACCGCCCAGATCGCCAAAGTGATGGGCTACTCTAAAATCCAGCTCACGCTTCTTCAGTGTCTCCGGTGAATGCCCCTGTATGATACGGGTTGATTTGTAGGTAGCGATCACAGGTTCATGTGTTTTCACTTCCTCTTTCTCCATAAGTGCCTCCAGGCTTTCCTGGGCAAAAGTGTTTAATACCAGGCAGCAGCCGAGCAATAGCAGATAAATATGCTTCATAGGTTCCGACAGATGATTAATGTTTTATCAGGACGCAGCAGTATAGGTCGCTTTTACAGTTACTTCTACTACTTCTGCGATGTTTTTGATAACCAGGGTAGGTATCTTGATATGATGATCAGCCAGTTTCACATTGAATTTGGCATTGGCAGTGGGTTTCCCATCCTTTACCGTGATCGTAGCTTTTTCGCGGTAGTTCTTATCCACGCCATGCATGGACAATACGCCATCTACAGCTACCTCGTAGGTTCCATCCTTGTGAAGGTCAGGAGGTGATACCAGTTTGCCTTTAAATACAGCATAGGGGTATTTATCACTCTCGAGATAGTTTTCATTAAAATGCTCTTCCATGAGCTGTTTCTTGAATTTAAAGGTATTAACTGCCACTTTGAAATAGAGTTCTCCTGTCTTCAGGTTAATAGCGGATGTTCCTTTATCAGAAGTAGCATCTATATCCTCTACAGGTGTGGCCGAAAAGAAGGATAGTCCGGTGTTGCGGCACATAAATACGTCCTGTGCGAATCCGGCATGTGCAAGCAATAGTCCTGCAAGCAAAACAATCATTTGTTTCATTGTAAACTGTTTTTTTAAGAATGGGTTATCATTCTGGCATTCCATGGTTAAGCCAGCAGTCAATAGAATCGCGGGTACCCTGACTGAGTGCACCCCGGGGAGGCATGTCTGCGTTAGCGCTGGTAACGCGTTCCCTGAACAGTGCTTCATTCGCGTTGAGGT
The DNA window shown above is from Chitinophaga agri and carries:
- a CDS encoding GNAT family N-acetyltransferase, coding for MQHFLPNGQVLLLRPATLEDAPALLALYQQLTSETGFLLMTKQEAAALTVADEEAFLHTFCHHPQHLMLIAVIDNRFAGSVSIKQSGFRKERHLGQLGIAVLHEYWNMGIGRRLMTAALRWAEQHEDLEIIHFNVFANNERAIQLYRNFGFMEYGRLQAAFKQSDGTYGDSIFMSKRIKNG
- the serS gene encoding serine--tRNA ligase; translated protein: MLQVPFIRQNKAEVLERLTLKNFRELTLVDQVLELDDKRKKLTLEYDETQAKVNSTSKEIGKLMSQGQKDEAESRKAEVASLKEKLHPINEELAATEKLLHDTLVKLPNLPSPLVPPGKTPEENVEVRTGGDIPTLFEGAVPHWDLAKKYDLIDFELGNKITGAGFPVYKNRGARLQRAMIQYFLNYNTQHGYTEFQVPHLVNSDSGYGTGQLPDKEGQMYFVGEDELYLIPTAEVPLTNIFRDEILKDTELPVRLTGYTPCFRREAGSYGKDVRGLNRLHQFDKVEIVQVVHPEKSYEILDEMVAHVEELVKSLELPYRILRLCGGDMGFASALTYDFEVYSTAQQKWLEVSSVSNFESFQANRAKIRFKDGGGKPQLVHTLNGSSLALPRILACILENNQTPDAINIPKVLQPYFGADKITL
- a CDS encoding NAD+ synthase — encoded protein: MKIILAQQNYHIGNFELNTQKILEGIKAAEAQGADLVVFTELCVCGYPPRDFLEFDDFIQQSYAAIDKIKAHTANIAVLVGAPARNPQPEGKDLFNAAWFLHEGEVKQVIHKTLLPTYDVFDEYRYFEPGYAWNVVPFKGKKLAVTICEDIWNLGDNPLYRICPMDQLMEQQPDVMINLSASPFDYNHAQDRKKIIRENVRKYGIPMYYCNAVGSQTEIVFDGGSVIFDAHGNIIKELPYFEEAIGGYDLETLLQSDQPAPPVDYIPVDELKPDYNIDRIYQAIIIGIKDYFQKMGFTKAILGSSGGIDSAVTLALAVEALGKENVRAILMPSPYSTEHSVDDAVALSKNLDNPYDIIRINDIYETFLQTLQPHFEGRPFNVAEENTQSRIRGNLLMGLSNKFGYILLNTSNKSELSTGYGTLYGDMAGGLAVLGDVYKMQVYALARYINRDKEIIPHNIIDKAPSAELRPNQKDSDSLPDYAVLDSILYQYIERRQGPKEIIAQGFDAALVTRTLKLVNTNEYKRNQFCPIIRVSSKAFGVGRRVPIVGKYLS
- a CDS encoding porin family protein translates to MRKVILTAFLFGSALVANAQDGKKVRLGFKLDPTIFWLQPQESGVERNSSRFGVSFGLMTDFLLDEDGRYAIASGLQISTAGSTLKYEAGKGLDAYKQAPTEYKLKTTYVEVPFALKLKTDVENVAAFWGQFGTYLGVPVRSRANVVGLNVNEDKVNVLRNIMPVNIGLQVGAGVEYPLGDKLTGLVGLTYRNGFIDATRNGKWDDGKVNMNSFALNLGLFF
- the gldB gene encoding gliding motility lipoprotein GldB; the protein is MQKYSNKLFSSTQWILFVLILTSGLSACKHKNVPDVSHIAMNVKIERFDQALFQLDTNNIQPALQQLDKAYPMFLPAYMEHVMNFGPYSDSSRMIQLQTRMLVSNPDFRMLQDSINAHFPKVDALEKELAQSFRYIKHYIPSFSIPGKVVAFSSVISNYGAVTVDSVLGIGLDMYLGKDFPIYGILPDYPVYMIRKFAPEYIVTNAIQALAQQAYPGAEASDQLVIQLVKAGRQQYFLEQVLPETPDSIRFGYTKAQMEWCADNEVLIWQYFVQQNLLYKTDWQGNMRFMNDGPSTQGMPENAPGRIGPFVGWRIVKEYMEHHPEVTLQNLMEEKDAMKIFSQSKYRPK
- a CDS encoding MBL fold metallo-hydrolase, with the protein product MELTITGYSTALFSTWYFVEELGLLLDAGDGLMSALLQKSRKINHVFISHADRDHLTGLLQFNQLNAREGYPVIHYPKDCRSFPYMQEFFSRFDPYAVGTQWRPVTAGDELRVKDDIVVVPVRNGHVPAPPEVMRSLSFKVYQTKRKLRPELAHLSGEEIRKIGMEKGKEATTMEVRTNILSYSGDTPVDDLHRWEDTKILIHEATFLEREEEIKVHAHKNKHSRLDEVIEMVSGSNIEKLILGHFSSRYNAEQIDAAISQLCERYALNIPVYSILPGETVVDVLGGESVNGQK
- a CDS encoding class I SAM-dependent methyltransferase, yielding MDTKQAYNLWASQYDTNDNKTRDLEAHALRLALADITFKTCLEIGCGTGKNTLWFQERADYITAIDQSEGMMAKAKEKISSGRVLFKQADITKEWQFQDGLYDLVSFSLVLEHIDDLDHIFREVAKSLHPGGRVYIGELHPFKQYAGTKARFDTEAGTEVLECFNHHISDFIRPAKKYGLVVEDINEYFDDNDRNSIPRILTIILKKV
- the apaG gene encoding Co2+/Mg2+ efflux protein ApaG translates to MVKKVTDGITISVETFYQPDYSNPIGSEFMFAYRITIENNNTFPIKLLRRHWYIIDSNGTHREVEGEGVVGVQPLLAPSESYQYVSGSNLRTEIGKMYGSYQMENQLNKKQFEVKIPEFQMVVPFKLN
- a CDS encoding DUF4157 domain-containing protein, whose translation is MKPVTCYIKERSLLARLAARYMGGSQIAMVIGKTIHLHGTSREDFLRHKWWVRHEICHVMQYRELGLVPFLWKYLWECARVGYHANRFEVEARAAERDAAIMDGVVIV
- a CDS encoding DUF5777 family beta-barrel protein produces the protein MKHIYLLLLGCCLVLNTFAQESLEALMEKEEVKTHEPVIATYKSTRIIQGHSPETLKKRELDFRVAHHFGDLGGEFGGPKTFFGMDNSADIRIAFEYGITDRLMVGIGRTKGSGNLTQLYEGLAKYRLLQQTTDDHIPLTVSLFGNAVVSGMTSSETESDASYFGRFSDRMSYTGQVIIARKFSRSLSLTLLPTLVHRNRVGYMDQNDIFALGAGGRLKFTKRLGLLVEYYYPFRSQESKDYFKAQGRELYNPLAVGLELETGGHVFHITFGNSTAILENQFIPETRSSWLQGQFRWGFNISRRFSL
- a CDS encoding YceI family protein; protein product: MKQMIVLLAGLLLAHAGFAQDVFMCRNTGLSFFSATPVEDIDATSDKGTSAINLKTGELYFKVAVNTFKFKKQLMEEHFNENYLESDKYPYAVFKGKLVSPPDLHKDGTYEVAVDGVLSMHGVDKNYREKATITVKDGKPTANAKFNVKLADHHIKIPTLVIKNIAEVVEVTVKATYTAAS